Part of the Shumkonia mesophila genome is shown below.
CACAGCCCAAGGCCGAACTTGAAGACCGAAGCGACCGTCGTATAGAGGACGGTGTTGAAGACCGACAGCCAGAACACCGAGTCGTCGCCCAGCATCTCGTAGTTCAAAAGACCGATGAACTTTCCGGCCCGCCCGATCGTCTGGTTGGTCAGGCCGAGCCAGGCGCCGAGCCCCAGGGGATAGGTCAGGAAGACCAGCAGCAGCAAGGCCAGCGGCAGCATGAAGACGAAGCCGAGGAAATGCCGGCTGTTGAGCAGGCGCGCGACGAAGCCCGGCTCGGGAATCAAGTCCGGCCGCGCAGGGACGGTTGCTTCTCGGATGCTCACTCGGGCGACCTCGTTCGGCTGGGGTGACGGAAAAAGGAGGGGGGCGGCGATTGGCGCCGCCCCCGCGCTTCCGGGTCAGCCGTAGTAGCGGCGCGCCCGCTTCTCGGCCCTGGACGCGGCGTCCTTGGGCGTGGCGGCGCCGGAAGCCGCCTCGGCCACCATGTCGAGCATGATGTAGTCGGCCATCGCCGCGGCCGACGTGTAGCCCAGCGTGCCGGCGTAGCCGTTGACCTTCATGCGCTTTACGGTGTCCCGATAGGGCGTGATCTTCGCATCCGACGTCCAGATCGGGTTCTTGTCATAGAAGTTGAGGGTATGCGTGAAGTACCCCAGCGATTCCTTCTGCCAGTTCGCGTACTGCGGATCCGACAGCATGAACTCCATGTACGCCTTGGCGGCGTTCGGGAACTTCGAATACTTGAAGAGCATGCCCGACGTGAACAGGTGCAGTTCCGTCGGCTGGCCGATCGGCCCGTACGGATAGGCCGCGTGATAGATGTCGTCGGCCATCGGGTTGTTGGCCTTCTTGGCGGCAACCCAGACCGAAATGCCGTTCGCCGTCAGGCTGATGAGATCGGACAGGAAGGCCTTGTTGTTGTGGGGGTCCAGCCACGACAGGGTGCCGGGGATGAAGGTGTCGTACAGCTCCTTGGCGTATTCCAGCGCCTTGATGGTTTCCGGGCTGTTGATGACGACCTCGTTCTTCTCGTTGACCATGCGCCCGCCGAAGGTCCACACCAGCCAGTGCACCCAGTCGTTACCGTCGCCCACCGCGTGGCCCAACGCGA
Proteins encoded:
- a CDS encoding ABC transporter substrate-binding protein — translated: MSHDFSRRDVFKIGAAGVVAGAAGGMLGAKPAVAADMTFKPEAGAQLKVLRWTKFVDGDQLLFEENSKKFTEATGVKVSLEYQSWEDIRPKAAVAANVGSGPDIIFGWFDDAHQYPDKLIDVTDVAEALGKKYEGWAPVAKAYGTRDNRWIALPFGAAGSCCVYRKSLVEQAGFKEFPKDTDGFLKLCQGLKKTGKPAGFALGHAVGDGNDWVHWLVWTFGGRMVNEKNEVVINSPETIKALEYAKELYDTFIPGTLSWLDPHNNKAFLSDLISLTANGISVWVAAKKANNPMADDIYHAAYPYGPIGQPTELHLFTSGMLFKYSKFPNAAKAYMEFMLSDPQYANWQKESLGYFTHTLNFYDKNPIWTSDAKITPYRDTVKRMKVNGYAGTLGYTSAAAMADYIMLDMVAEAASGAATPKDAASRAEKRARRYYG